One Amycolatopsis thermophila DNA segment encodes these proteins:
- the ligD gene encoding non-homologous end-joining DNA ligase, which yields MPLPEPVAPMLAVPGPVRDSEGWAFEWKYDGVRCQVALSGGEVRLYSRRLRDVTSSYPELAVLGSDPRTLLIDGEVVALDEDGRPDFGRLQQRMNLAAPTPARLSAVPVVFFAFDLLRDGSLDCTGLPYEERRDRLLGLGIDRPEVRVRRHFRAGEVEGAELLRAAREVGLEGLVSKRLDSRYQPGLRSPDWVKTPLTRTQEVVIAGWTSGEGRRAGTFGALLLGLHDETGLRFAGHVGTGFTDRTLDDVLARLRPLARRTSPFDTPVPREYARHAHWVEPELVGEVEFRQWTSDGRLRAPSWRGLRPDRRPEEVTLA from the coding sequence CCCGAGCCCGTCGCCCCGATGCTGGCCGTCCCCGGACCCGTGCGGGACAGCGAGGGCTGGGCGTTCGAGTGGAAGTACGACGGGGTCCGCTGCCAGGTCGCGCTGTCCGGTGGCGAGGTGCGGCTCTACTCGCGGCGCCTGCGGGACGTCACCAGCAGCTACCCGGAGCTGGCCGTGCTGGGCTCGGACCCGCGCACGCTGCTGATCGACGGTGAGGTGGTCGCCCTCGACGAGGACGGCAGGCCCGATTTCGGGCGCCTGCAGCAGCGGATGAACCTCGCCGCGCCGACGCCCGCGCGCCTGTCCGCGGTTCCGGTGGTGTTCTTCGCGTTCGACCTGTTGCGCGACGGGTCGCTGGACTGCACCGGCCTGCCCTACGAGGAGCGCCGCGACCGATTGCTGGGCCTGGGCATCGACCGGCCCGAAGTGCGGGTGCGCCGGCATTTCCGCGCCGGCGAGGTGGAGGGTGCGGAGCTGTTGCGCGCGGCCAGGGAGGTCGGGCTGGAGGGACTGGTGTCCAAGCGGCTCGACTCGCGCTACCAGCCGGGCCTGCGGTCGCCGGACTGGGTGAAAACCCCGCTGACGCGCACCCAGGAGGTGGTGATCGCGGGCTGGACCAGCGGGGAGGGCCGCCGGGCGGGCACGTTCGGCGCGCTGCTGCTCGGCCTGCACGACGAAACCGGGCTGCGCTTCGCCGGGCACGTCGGGACCGGGTTCACCGACCGCACGCTCGACGACGTGCTGGCCCGCCTGCGCCCGCTCGCGCGGCGGACCAGCCCGTTCGACACGCCCGTGCCACGGGAGTACGCGCGCCACGCGCACTGGGTGGAGCCGGAGCTGGTGGGTGAGGTCGAGTTCCGCCAATGGACCTCCGACGGCCGCCTGCGGGCGCCCTCGTGGCGCGGGCTGCGGCCCGATCGGCGGCCGGAGGAAGTGACGCTCGCCTGA
- a CDS encoding DMT family transporter, translating to MLSTSSAGVWWGLLGVAAFSFTVPLTRIAVGGGAMSPLFVGCGRAVVAALLAAAALAITRQRRPRGVQWARLAVVAGGVVIGFPVLTSFALTTASASHSAVVIALLPAATAVIAVLRGHERPPRSFWAPAALGAIAAVVFASVQGGGSGAPQWSDLLLLGAVLAAGTGYAEGGLLARELGSWQTISWALVLSAPVMTVLTGLTVWRHPPSGTGAGWAAFAYLGVVSMFLGFFAWYRGLAIGPMARVSQIQLVQPVMTICWAAVLLGERITWPTVLGAVAVIACAGIAVRTRLKTA from the coding sequence GTGCTATCCACCTCGTCGGCCGGCGTGTGGTGGGGTCTGCTCGGGGTGGCGGCGTTCTCGTTCACCGTCCCGCTCACGCGCATCGCGGTCGGCGGGGGTGCGATGTCGCCGCTGTTCGTCGGCTGCGGCCGGGCCGTGGTCGCCGCGCTCCTCGCGGCCGCCGCGCTGGCGATCACGCGGCAGCGCCGGCCCCGCGGCGTGCAGTGGGCGCGGCTGGCGGTCGTCGCCGGTGGCGTGGTCATCGGCTTCCCGGTGCTGACCTCCTTCGCGCTAACCACCGCGTCCGCGAGCCACAGCGCTGTCGTGATCGCGCTGCTGCCGGCCGCGACCGCGGTGATCGCCGTGCTCCGCGGACACGAACGGCCCCCGCGGTCGTTCTGGGCACCGGCGGCCCTCGGCGCGATCGCGGCGGTGGTGTTCGCCTCGGTGCAGGGCGGCGGGTCGGGGGCCCCGCAGTGGTCGGACCTGCTCCTGCTCGGTGCGGTCCTCGCGGCGGGGACGGGCTACGCCGAAGGCGGCCTGCTCGCCCGTGAACTGGGCTCGTGGCAGACGATTTCGTGGGCACTCGTCCTGTCCGCACCGGTGATGACCGTCCTCACCGGACTGACGGTGTGGCGGCACCCGCCGTCCGGCACCGGCGCGGGGTGGGCCGCGTTCGCCTACCTCGGTGTGGTGAGCATGTTCCTCGGGTTCTTCGCGTGGTACCGCGGGCTGGCGATCGGCCCGATGGCCCGGGTCAGCCAGATCCAGCTGGTCCAGCCGGTGATGACGATCTGCTGGGCCGCCGTGCTGCTGGGCGAGCGGATCACCTGGCCCACCGTGCTCGGCGCGGTCGCCGTGATCGCGTGCGCCGGGATCGCCGTGCGCACCCGGCTCAAGACGGCGTAG
- a CDS encoding aminotransferase-like domain-containing protein gives MSDDSSSRIAAHLREWIATAAPGAQLPSTRALVARFGASPVTVQKALRELAAHGLVESRPGVGNFVRASRPARPDDHGWQTAALGARRGTSWLSTALRTVPNDVIALHSGYPDPSLLPERLVRAAFTRAARSAAAVARPPVAGLPELQAWFAVELGTATAADVVVFPGSQSGLSTIFRSVVGAGHPLLVESPTYWGAILAAAQAGVQVVPVPSGAGGPDPDELARAFRQHAARAFYAQPNFANPTGARWSLGLAEAVLGVVREHGAFLVEDDWAHDFGISADPVPAAARDERGHVIHLRSLTKSVSPAVRVAGVVARGPVRDRILAGAQAESMYVSGILQAVALDVVTQPAWRTHLRGLRRQLATRRDLLAGALREHVPAARVEAVPEGGLNLWARLPDGTDLPRLVRDCEAGGVLVAPGDEWFPAEPAGAYLRLNYSGPDPGAYPDGARVIGRALAEQGVR, from the coding sequence ATGTCCGACGATAGCAGCTCGCGGATCGCGGCCCACCTGCGCGAGTGGATCGCCACGGCCGCACCGGGCGCGCAGCTGCCGTCCACGCGTGCCCTGGTCGCGCGGTTCGGCGCGAGCCCGGTGACGGTGCAGAAGGCGCTGCGGGAGTTGGCGGCGCACGGGCTGGTGGAAAGCCGTCCGGGCGTGGGGAACTTCGTCCGCGCGAGCCGTCCCGCACGGCCCGACGACCACGGCTGGCAGACGGCCGCACTCGGTGCGCGACGCGGCACCTCGTGGCTGTCCACGGCGTTGCGCACGGTGCCGAACGACGTGATCGCCCTGCATTCCGGCTACCCGGACCCGAGCCTGCTCCCCGAGCGCCTGGTCCGGGCCGCGTTCACGCGCGCCGCGCGCAGTGCCGCCGCGGTCGCCCGCCCACCGGTGGCCGGCCTGCCCGAGCTGCAGGCGTGGTTCGCGGTCGAGCTCGGGACCGCGACGGCGGCCGACGTGGTCGTGTTCCCGGGCAGCCAGAGCGGGCTCAGCACGATCTTCCGGTCGGTCGTCGGAGCGGGCCATCCGCTGCTGGTCGAGTCGCCGACCTACTGGGGCGCGATCCTCGCCGCCGCCCAGGCCGGCGTGCAGGTCGTCCCGGTGCCCAGCGGCGCGGGCGGACCCGATCCGGACGAGCTCGCGCGCGCGTTCCGGCAGCACGCCGCCCGCGCCTTCTACGCGCAGCCGAACTTCGCCAACCCCACCGGTGCGCGGTGGTCGCTGGGCCTGGCCGAGGCGGTCCTCGGGGTCGTGCGCGAGCACGGCGCGTTCCTGGTCGAGGACGACTGGGCGCACGACTTCGGCATCTCCGCCGATCCGGTGCCGGCCGCCGCGCGGGACGAGCGCGGGCACGTCATCCACCTGCGGTCGCTGACCAAGAGCGTCTCGCCGGCCGTCCGCGTCGCCGGGGTCGTCGCGCGCGGCCCGGTGCGCGACCGCATCCTGGCCGGGGCGCAGGCGGAGTCGATGTACGTCAGCGGGATCCTGCAGGCGGTCGCCCTCGACGTCGTGACCCAGCCCGCGTGGCGCACCCACCTGCGGGGCCTCCGCCGTCAGCTCGCCACGCGCCGGGACCTCCTCGCCGGGGCGCTGCGGGAGCACGTGCCCGCCGCGCGGGTGGAAGCCGTGCCCGAGGGCGGGCTGAACCTGTGGGCCCGGTTGCCCGACGGCACCGACCTGCCGCGCCTGGTCCGGGACTGCGAGGCCGGCGGCGTCCTCGTCGCCCCGGGGGACGAATGGTTCCCCGCCGAACCCGCCGGCGCCTACCTGAGGCTGAACTACTCCGGCCCGGACCCCGGCGCCTACCCCGACGGCGCCCGCGTCATCGGGCGGGCACTGGCGGAGCAGGGCGTGCGGTAG